The sequence GTACATTAGAAACTGGAACCTTTGGATGGATCTTGTTATTTTACTCAAAACAGTTAAAACGGTTTTACTTAAAGATGGTGCCCAATAATTATTAGGTGTTATCTTAAAGAGGCATTTTACTTTTTATTATATAATTCTATTTGAATTTTAATATAAAGACGATACGTATGAATATTACAAACTATATGCCTAGTATATATCAAAAATTTCAAGAAAAAATCTCATTTGCAAAAATATTTCAAATTATTTTGTTTATCTGGATTTTTTCTATTCCACTTAAGAATAGTCTTTACCAGATCAGTACTGTTTTAATCATAATTCTCTTCTTAATACATTATTTTTACTATAAACAAAAAGATTTTCTATTGGAAGTTTTAACCACTTATAAAAAATTACTTATAGTGTTTTTTCTTTTTACTGCTTCTATGTTACTTTCTTCCTTATTAGGCATTAGTATGAAAAGTGAAATGCTTGGAATAGCCAAATATATTTTCAGATATATATTTATTTTGATCATTCTACTATACTTTTATAAGCAATCTTTTTTTTCAAGAAAATACTTGTTGTCTACCATATTTATTGTATTAGTGATCCACTCATTAGATGGCATCTATCAATATTTTGTAGGCGTTGACTTTATCATCAGTAAGCCACCTGATGCCCCATCAGACATGTTAACGGGGGCTGTCTACCAGCACAATCCTTTTGGTCTTTTTATGGCGATTGGGGCAAGTATGTCCCTGGTTTTCTTTTTTGACAAGAACAATTATACGACCTTTAAATATGATAAAATCATCTATTTTATTTCTTTATTCGTGTTTCTTTTTACCTTGTTTCATTCACAATCAAGAGCTGCTTGGGTTATGTTTGGAATTTTTTCACTAGGTTACTTGTTACTCTATATAAAAAATAACGGTATGGATAAAAAACTACTTTATACTATATTATCCTTACTCGTTGCTTCGATGATACTTTTTCTGATGGATGATACTCTGTCTAACAGATTAATACAATTATTTCAGGGGAACAGTTCGGGAAGAACAACAATCATTTGGCCGTTTACTATAGATAAGATCATAAATTCTCCAATTTTTGGATATGGTATAAAAACGTATAAACTGTTGTCGCCTCCTTGCTGCAATGGCGTACATAATTTATTTCTAGAATTGTTACTTTATACAGGTATGATAGGACTTCTTATATTTACATCTATCATATGGCTGACACTGAAGGAAAGTTTTACAGAGAGTAAAATGATCTATTTTACTCTTTTCCTATCATTTATCGTTCTCATGCAGTTTGATGGTAGTCTCATAGATAGTAAAGTACATCTGAATATCTTTATATTACTACTATTTTTTATCTACTCTTTTAGATTAGATAAACATCCTTCTAGTAAGTAATGTGTAGAAATCTACCCAGACTATCATGTTATGGCTTGATTAAAGGCATTATGTGATTTCCTCCAACTATCATCAAATCTATTATGTGTAAAAATACCTTCACCCACACCTATTTTATAATTTTGATCTCTCCACCATTTGGAATTTAAAGATTTTTCTAAATCTTGAAATCCATTGGCTGTTCTTGAAGAAGGGTTTTTAAATGCATATTCCAGTAATTTACCATAAAATGTATGCTTCAAAAGTACACTTTGATTTGTCCATGTCATTATACGAGAACTAACAGAAAACAGTTCATTATCTACTTTTTTTATAAATTCAGGGAAAATTGTCTCAGGATGTTTTTCAAAATACAGTGCATAACCAGATATTCTATCTGCTTTAGATGGTCTAAAAAACCTTTTTATAGGCTTTATGAAGTGATCAAATAAATTATAATCTATTGTGTCATGACAATATTTTTCATGAAGATTTTGTACATCAAAATACTCTAGATATTTTTCCAAACTAAAACTTTCGCCGAATTTCCATCGATGTCTCAATCTCATAACATCAATCGTTCCATTTTCCAATAGTGTAAGTGCTTGACTTAATCTTTGAAATGAAGTATCAGTATCTTCAATAATTGGATTGTCATTTTCCAAGACGAGTATATAATCGGTTGTGATGTTATCGTGAATTAATTGATGTCCGTGTTGGATCCCAAGATTCTCTTTGGTACCTATATAGTCAT is a genomic window of Sulfurovum sp. XGS-02 containing:
- a CDS encoding O-antigen ligase; this encodes MKSEMLGIAKYIFRYIFILIILLYFYKQSFFSRKYLLSTIFIVLVIHSLDGIYQYFVGVDFIISKPPDAPSDMLTGAVYQHNPFGLFMAIGASMSLVFFFDKNNYTTFKYDKIIYFISLFVFLFTLFHSQSRAAWVMFGIFSLGYLLLYIKNNGMDKKLLYTILSLLVASMILFLMDDTLSNRLIQLFQGNSSGRTTIIWPFTIDKIINSPIFGYGIKTYKLLSPPCCNGVHNLFLELLLYTGMIGLLIFTSIIWLTLKESFTESKMIYFTLFLSFIVLMQFDGSLIDSKVHLNIFILLLFFIYSFRLDKHPSSK